One Kitasatospora sp. NBC_01266 genomic window carries:
- a CDS encoding glycosyltransferase 87 family protein, protein MRHFHGATMVDMLVYRGEGAAVVHGEDLYAMRVWDLPATYPPFAAMLFVPSTWFEVSTLRVLVMVLGLALLALAVHLSLRLIEWPRARHRPAAVLFATGLGVWLEPVYTTFQYGQVNLGILCLVLWDLTRPDRSRFKGVGIGLATAIKITPGLFAVYLLLTGRIRAALVSAGTFLTAGLIGWLVLPDASFGFWTRYLWDPSRVGVTALMDNQSLRGAVCRLLDVSDPGLVGLAACAVVGTLGLAVAVLAGRSARLLRRADAWGAVCTAFTALLISPISWTHHWVWCIPLIALLAAEGRSTARRVLLGITLAVFLSHAMWISPHRWGRGVAWYWQLPGSIYPPLGIAVLVAVGLRLYRGWRSAGNGSGADHGIPAGRTGHDAALT, encoded by the coding sequence GTGCGTCACTTCCACGGGGCGACCATGGTCGACATGCTCGTCTACCGGGGCGAGGGCGCCGCGGTCGTCCATGGCGAGGACCTGTACGCGATGCGGGTGTGGGACCTGCCGGCCACCTACCCGCCCTTCGCCGCGATGCTCTTCGTGCCGAGCACCTGGTTCGAGGTGAGCACGTTACGGGTTCTGGTGATGGTCCTCGGCCTCGCCCTGCTCGCCCTGGCCGTCCACCTCTCCCTCCGCCTGATCGAGTGGCCCCGCGCACGTCACCGCCCAGCCGCCGTCCTGTTCGCGACGGGCCTCGGCGTCTGGCTGGAGCCGGTGTACACCACCTTCCAGTACGGCCAGGTCAACCTCGGCATCCTCTGCCTGGTCCTGTGGGACCTGACCCGGCCGGACCGGAGCCGGTTCAAGGGCGTGGGCATCGGCCTGGCCACCGCCATCAAGATCACCCCAGGCCTGTTCGCCGTGTACCTGCTCCTCACCGGCCGGATCAGAGCCGCTCTGGTCTCAGCAGGCACATTCCTGACGGCCGGTCTGATCGGCTGGCTGGTGCTGCCCGACGCCTCCTTCGGCTTCTGGACCAGGTACCTCTGGGACCCGAGCCGGGTAGGCGTCACGGCCCTCATGGACAACCAGTCCCTGCGGGGCGCCGTCTGCCGACTCCTCGACGTCAGCGACCCGGGCCTGGTCGGGCTCGCCGCCTGCGCCGTCGTCGGGACGCTCGGCCTCGCGGTGGCCGTCCTGGCCGGGCGCTCCGCACGGCTGCTGCGCCGGGCCGATGCCTGGGGCGCCGTCTGCACCGCGTTCACCGCGCTGCTGATCTCGCCGATCAGCTGGACCCACCACTGGGTCTGGTGCATCCCTCTCATCGCGCTGCTGGCTGCGGAGGGCAGGAGCACAGCGCGCCGGGTGCTGCTCGGCATCACGCTGGCGGTGTTCCTCTCCCACGCCATGTGGATATCGCCCCACCGATGGGGACGCGGCGTCGCCTGGTACTGGCAACTACCCGGCTCGATCTACCCGCCCTTGGGCATCGCCGTTCTCGTCGCCGTGGGACTGCGCCTGTACCGCGGATGGCGTTCGGCCGGCAACGGGTCCGGAGCGGACCACGGCATCCCGGCCGGCCGGACCGGCCATGATGCCGCGCTGACGTGA
- a CDS encoding glycosyl hydrolase family 95 catalytic domain-containing protein, which produces MSGSTPSRRTLLRGAAAFGALLVAPALPVFTPRAEASTASASPVPPGDALSLWYTQPGVESSMMATALPVGNGRLGALLTGDTAEEAYCVTDASCWAGGANASLGSDGQFPYDTDDFGTQQLLAKAYLRIPGHTGSAITGYQRQLDLSNGLVSATYQFEGIGYRRDVYASHPDDVIVIHLTQGGGGTYTGSLALTGTRSETTTTDAASVTASFSAGLPNGLRYAAVVQARGTGGTVGVSAGAVTFTGCTEVLLVISGGTDYRATAPGFTDPAIVPSTVAGAQAARAVGLGADALLGAHLADYQGLQQAMSVNLGVSTAAQRALPTDQRLAAAQLPGAAPDPELHAAYVQFGRYLMICGSRTGLPINLQGPWQDSNSPDWMSDYHTDINLQMNYWLPDRAGLPSCFEAFADYCVNQQPQWEQHTQALFNSPDNGFRNSSGKIAGWTVAISTNVFGGLGWWWHPAGNAWLCNELFDHYLYNQDAGYLAKIYPLLKGACQFWEARLITTSYTDAAGVTHTVLVDDADWSPEHGPTDALGITYAQELVWQLFANYLAAAALLSEDGDYARTVQGLQSRLYLPQVSDTTGWLEEWMTPDNLDTSDLQHRHLSPLIGLFPGDRITADGSAAALLAGATKLLTARGMTSYGWGVAWRSACWARLKNAPNAYQCFVNGLTPSVNGSTGTAGNLLDIYGGDTFQIDANLGLPSAAVEMLVYSRPGLLQLLPALPAAWSASGSVTGVGVRGGFTVDLTWSAGQVTSFTLHNVGPAGASTVVRSGPWSRSVTVAAGRSATFDSFVLVNRNSGKAVDDPAASSSAGTELIQYTRDGGRNQCWQFQPTGSGAHTLVNAASALAMDVNGGGTAPGTPVIQWTPTGATNQQWTLADAGGGYVNLVNVRSGLVLGVSAARSRTWPPSNSRRVPARAASSGS; this is translated from the coding sequence TTGTCCGGATCCACCCCATCCCGTCGTACGCTCCTGCGCGGCGCGGCGGCCTTCGGCGCGCTACTGGTGGCGCCCGCGCTGCCGGTCTTCACGCCGCGCGCCGAGGCGTCCACCGCCTCGGCGAGCCCGGTGCCGCCCGGCGACGCCCTGAGTCTCTGGTACACCCAGCCGGGCGTCGAGTCGTCGATGATGGCAACGGCCCTGCCGGTCGGCAACGGCCGGCTCGGCGCGCTGCTCACCGGGGACACCGCCGAAGAGGCGTACTGCGTGACCGACGCGAGCTGCTGGGCCGGCGGGGCCAACGCCTCGCTCGGCTCCGACGGCCAGTTCCCCTATGACACCGACGACTTCGGTACTCAGCAGCTACTGGCCAAGGCCTACCTGCGGATACCCGGACACACCGGTTCGGCGATCACCGGCTACCAGCGGCAACTCGACCTGAGCAACGGACTGGTGTCGGCGACCTACCAGTTCGAGGGCATCGGCTACCGCCGGGACGTCTACGCCAGCCACCCCGACGACGTCATCGTCATCCACCTGACCCAGGGCGGCGGCGGAACCTACACCGGCAGCCTCGCCCTGACCGGCACCCGCTCGGAGACCACCACCACGGACGCCGCGTCGGTCACCGCCTCGTTCAGTGCCGGCCTGCCCAACGGACTGCGCTATGCCGCGGTGGTCCAGGCCCGCGGCACCGGCGGAACCGTCGGCGTGTCCGCGGGGGCCGTGACCTTCACCGGCTGCACCGAGGTGCTGCTGGTGATCAGCGGCGGCACCGACTACCGCGCGACGGCGCCGGGCTTCACGGACCCGGCCATCGTCCCGTCGACCGTCGCCGGCGCCCAGGCCGCGCGGGCCGTGGGCCTGGGCGCCGACGCGCTGCTGGGTGCCCACCTGGCCGACTACCAGGGCCTGCAGCAGGCGATGAGCGTCAACCTCGGCGTCTCGACGGCGGCCCAGCGGGCCCTGCCCACCGACCAGCGGCTGGCCGCCGCCCAGCTCCCCGGAGCCGCGCCCGACCCCGAACTGCACGCCGCCTATGTCCAGTTCGGTCGCTACCTGATGATCTGCGGCTCGCGAACCGGGCTGCCGATCAATCTGCAGGGGCCCTGGCAGGACTCCAACTCGCCCGACTGGATGAGCGACTACCACACCGACATCAACCTCCAGATGAACTACTGGCTGCCGGACCGCGCCGGACTGCCGTCCTGCTTCGAGGCGTTCGCGGACTACTGCGTCAACCAGCAGCCCCAGTGGGAACAGCACACCCAGGCCCTGTTCAACAGCCCGGACAACGGCTTCCGGAACTCCTCCGGCAAGATCGCCGGCTGGACCGTCGCCATCTCCACCAACGTCTTCGGCGGCCTGGGGTGGTGGTGGCACCCGGCGGGCAACGCCTGGCTCTGCAACGAACTCTTCGACCACTACCTGTACAACCAGGACGCCGGCTACCTGGCGAAGATCTATCCGCTGCTCAAGGGCGCCTGCCAGTTCTGGGAGGCCCGCCTGATCACGACCAGCTACACGGACGCCGCCGGCGTGACCCACACCGTGCTGGTCGACGACGCGGACTGGTCACCCGAGCACGGACCGACCGACGCGCTCGGCATCACCTACGCCCAGGAACTCGTCTGGCAACTGTTCGCGAACTACCTGGCGGCTGCGGCGCTCCTGAGCGAGGACGGCGACTACGCCCGGACCGTGCAGGGCCTGCAGAGCCGCCTCTACCTCCCGCAGGTCAGCGACACCACCGGCTGGCTCGAGGAGTGGATGACACCGGACAACCTCGACACCTCCGACCTCCAGCACCGCCATCTGTCGCCGCTGATCGGCCTGTTCCCCGGCGACCGGATCACCGCCGACGGCAGCGCGGCCGCGCTGCTGGCCGGTGCGACCAAGCTGCTCACCGCCCGGGGTATGACCAGCTACGGCTGGGGCGTCGCCTGGCGCTCGGCCTGCTGGGCCCGGCTGAAGAACGCGCCCAACGCCTACCAGTGCTTCGTCAACGGCCTGACCCCGTCGGTCAACGGGTCGACCGGGACGGCGGGGAACCTGCTGGACATCTACGGCGGCGACACGTTCCAGATCGACGCCAACCTGGGCCTGCCGTCCGCCGCCGTCGAGATGCTCGTGTACTCCCGTCCCGGCCTGCTCCAACTCCTGCCCGCGCTGCCCGCGGCGTGGTCCGCGTCGGGCAGCGTGACGGGGGTCGGCGTCCGGGGCGGGTTCACGGTGGACCTCACCTGGAGCGCCGGCCAGGTGACCTCCTTCACCCTGCACAACGTCGGCCCGGCCGGCGCGAGCACCGTCGTGCGGTCCGGTCCCTGGAGCAGGTCGGTCACGGTCGCCGCCGGGCGGTCCGCCACCTTCGACAGCTTCGTCCTGGTCAACCGGAACAGCGGCAAGGCCGTCGACGATCCCGCCGCCAGTAGCTCCGCCGGTACCGAACTGATCCAGTACACGCGCGACGGCGGCCGCAACCAGTGCTGGCAGTTCCAGCCGACCGGCTCGGGCGCCCACACCCTCGTCAACGCCGCTTCGGCGCTGGCGATGGACGTGAACGGCGGTGGTACCGCGCCCGGTACGCCCGTCATCCAGTGGACACCGACGGGCGCGACCAACCAGCAGTGGACACTCGCCGACGCCGGCGGCGGATACGTCAACCTGGTCAATGTGCGCAGCGGGCTGGTGCTGGGCGTGTCGGCGGCTCGCTCCAGGACCTGGCCGCCCTCGAACAGCAGACGGGTACCGGCGCGAGCGGCCAGCAGTGGCAGCTGA
- a CDS encoding aldo/keto reductase: MDYRTLGNSGLLVSVVGLGCNNFGGRLDAAQTLAVVDAALDAGVTLFDTADMYGGLGGSETLLGQALKGRRDEVVLATKFGHQGADLGYGAAAGAKGGRAYIRRAVEASLRRLQTDHIDLYQLHTPDPRTPIAETLAALSELVREGKVRYIGHSNFAGWQIAEAAHVAREIGAVPFVSAQNEWSLLERGAEREVVPAALHYGLGVLPYFPLANGLLTGKVRRATGVPAGSRLASRPERVTEAGLDTVERLAAWGEAHGRSVLEIGVGALAARPGCGSVIAGASTAEQVRANAAAGQWVPTSEELAEIDALLGAEPAAA, from the coding sequence ATGGACTATCGAACGCTGGGCAACAGCGGACTCCTCGTCTCCGTGGTCGGACTCGGCTGCAACAACTTCGGCGGACGTCTCGATGCGGCGCAGACGCTCGCGGTGGTCGACGCGGCACTCGACGCCGGGGTGACGCTCTTCGACACCGCCGACATGTACGGCGGCCTGGGCGGCTCCGAGACACTGCTCGGCCAGGCGCTGAAGGGGCGGCGGGACGAGGTCGTGCTGGCCACCAAGTTCGGCCATCAGGGGGCGGACCTGGGGTACGGGGCCGCGGCCGGGGCGAAGGGCGGCCGGGCCTACATCCGGCGCGCGGTCGAGGCGTCGCTGCGACGCCTGCAGACCGACCACATCGACCTCTACCAGCTGCACACCCCTGACCCGCGCACACCGATCGCCGAGACGCTCGCCGCGCTCAGCGAGCTGGTGCGCGAAGGCAAGGTGCGCTACATCGGGCACTCCAACTTCGCCGGCTGGCAGATCGCCGAGGCCGCGCACGTCGCCCGGGAGATCGGGGCCGTCCCGTTCGTCTCGGCCCAGAACGAATGGTCGCTGCTCGAACGCGGCGCGGAGCGGGAGGTGGTGCCCGCGGCGCTGCACTACGGCCTCGGTGTGCTGCCGTACTTCCCGCTCGCCAACGGCCTGCTGACCGGGAAGGTGCGCCGTGCCACGGGCGTGCCCGCGGGCTCGCGCCTGGCGTCGCGGCCCGAGCGGGTGACCGAGGCCGGCCTCGACACGGTCGAACGCCTCGCCGCCTGGGGCGAGGCGCACGGGCGGAGCGTCCTCGAGATCGGCGTGGGCGCGCTCGCCGCCCGGCCCGGCTGCGGCTCGGTCATCGCCGGGGCGAGCACCGCCGAGCAGGTGCGCGCCAACGCCGCCGCCGGGCAGTGGGTGCCGACCTCTGAGGAGCTGGCCGAGATCGACGCGCTCCTCGGCGCGGAGCCCGCCGCGGCCTGA